A genomic window from Klebsiella quasipneumoniae subsp. quasipneumoniae includes:
- the lptM gene encoding LPS translocon maturation chaperone LptM: protein MKNVFPTLAVLFAIFSLTGCGLKGPLYFPPADKTAPPPTKPVNPGIQSSTPDRNDRGDTGGPSQVNY from the coding sequence ATGAAAAACGTTTTTCCTACGCTTGCCGTTTTGTTTGCGATCTTCAGCCTGACCGGCTGCGGTTTGAAAGGGCCTCTCTATTTCCCGCCGGCTGACAAAACTGCGCCGCCGCCGACCAAACCGGTTAACCCGGGCATTCAGAGCTCAACGCCGGATCGTAACGATCGTGGCGATACCGGTGGTCCGAGCCAGGTCAATTACTAA
- the dapF gene encoding diaminopimelate epimerase: protein MQFSKMHGLGNDFMVVDAVTQNVFFSPELIRRLADRHLGVGFDQLLVVEPPYDPDLDFHYRIFNADGSEVSQCGNGARCFARFVRLKGLTNKRDIRVSTANGRMVLSVTEDDLVRVNMGEPNFEPSQVPFRANKAEKTYIMRAAEQTVLCGVVSMGNPHCVIQVDDVDTAAVETLGPVMESHERFPERANIGFMQVVGRSHIRLRVYERGAGETQACGSGACAAVAVGIQQGLLAETVRVELPGGRLDIAWKGPGQPLFMTGPAAHVYDGFIHL, encoded by the coding sequence ATGCAGTTCTCTAAAATGCATGGCCTTGGCAACGATTTTATGGTCGTTGACGCGGTAACGCAGAATGTTTTTTTCTCGCCGGAGCTGATTCGCCGCCTGGCGGATCGCCACCTTGGCGTCGGGTTCGATCAGCTGTTAGTGGTGGAGCCGCCCTACGATCCGGATCTGGATTTCCATTACCGGATCTTTAATGCCGACGGCAGCGAAGTGTCGCAGTGCGGCAACGGTGCGCGCTGTTTCGCACGCTTCGTCCGGCTGAAAGGCCTGACCAATAAACGTGACATCCGCGTGAGTACGGCCAACGGCCGTATGGTATTAAGCGTAACGGAAGACGATCTGGTGCGGGTGAACATGGGCGAGCCCAACTTCGAGCCCTCCCAGGTGCCGTTCCGCGCCAACAAAGCGGAAAAGACCTATATCATGCGTGCCGCCGAGCAGACAGTATTGTGCGGCGTGGTATCCATGGGGAACCCGCACTGCGTTATCCAGGTGGATGATGTGGATACGGCGGCGGTGGAAACCCTCGGCCCGGTAATGGAAAGCCATGAGCGTTTTCCGGAGCGCGCCAATATCGGCTTTATGCAGGTGGTCGGCCGGTCCCATATCCGTCTGCGCGTCTACGAACGCGGCGCCGGGGAAACTCAGGCCTGCGGCAGCGGCGCCTGCGCCGCGGTGGCGGTGGGGATCCAGCAGGGGCTGCTCGCTGAAACGGTACGTGTGGAATTACCCGGCGGTCGTCTTGATATCGCCTGGAAAGGCCCGGGCCAGCCGCTGTTTATGACCGGCCCGGCGGCCCATGTCTATGATGGATTTATTCATTTATGA
- the cyaY gene encoding iron donor protein CyaY — protein sequence MNDSEFHRLADSLWMTIEERLDDWDGDSDIDCEINGGVLTISFENGSKIIINRQEPLHQVWLATKQGGYHFDLKGDEWICDRSGETFWDLLEQAASQQAGETVRFR from the coding sequence ATGAATGACAGTGAATTTCATCGCCTTGCCGACAGCCTGTGGATGACCATCGAAGAACGCCTGGACGACTGGGACGGCGATAGCGACATCGACTGCGAAATCAACGGCGGCGTGTTGACCATCAGCTTTGAAAACGGCAGCAAAATCATTATTAACCGTCAGGAGCCGCTGCACCAGGTATGGCTGGCCACCAAACAGGGCGGCTACCATTTCGATCTCAAAGGCGACGAGTGGATCTGCGATCGCAGCGGCGAGACCTTCTGGGATCTGCTGGAGCAGGCGGCAAGTCAGCAGGCCGGTGAGACGGTGAGATTCCGTTAA